Proteins encoded in a region of the Pseudomonas syringae KCTC 12500 genome:
- a CDS encoding glyceraldehyde-3-phosphate dehydrogenase, protein MWKVPVTQKPDQCLGEWIDREALAEAMIPLIGQLYRNNNVVSSIYGRSLINRSVIAILKAHRFARHRQSDAVELSVHETFPLIKAMSELKLGAASVDLGKLAVKFKTEGNGRTPEQFVREELASVVGQQGTSPRKGTDVVLYGFGRIGRLLARILIEKTGGGDGLRLRAIVVRKGAENDLVKRASLLRRDSVHGPFDGTITIDEANSTLTANGNLIQVIYAKNPSEVDYTQYGIKDALLVDNTGVWRDAEGLGQHLACPGIDRVVLTAPGKGKLKNIVHGINHGEITADDKIVSAASCTTNAIVPVLKAVNDKFGITNGHVETVHSYTNDQNLIDNFHKGDRRGRSAALNMVITETGAATAAAKALPELAGKLTGNAIRVPTPNVSMAILNLNLEKQTTREEMNEYLRYMALHSDLHKQIDFVNSQEVVSTDFVGSRHAGVVDAEATIVNDNRVVLYVWYDNEFGYSHQVVRVMEDMADVNPPAFPQ, encoded by the coding sequence ATGTGGAAGGTTCCCGTGACTCAGAAGCCCGACCAGTGTCTTGGTGAATGGATTGATCGTGAAGCTCTCGCCGAAGCGATGATCCCGCTCATCGGTCAGCTCTACCGCAATAATAATGTGGTGAGCTCGATCTATGGCCGTAGCCTGATCAACCGTTCAGTCATCGCGATTCTCAAAGCTCACCGCTTTGCGCGTCATCGTCAGTCCGATGCGGTTGAGTTGTCCGTACACGAGACGTTCCCGCTGATCAAAGCGATGAGCGAACTCAAACTGGGTGCCGCTTCGGTGGACCTGGGCAAGCTGGCCGTGAAGTTCAAGACCGAAGGCAATGGCCGCACGCCCGAGCAGTTCGTTCGTGAAGAACTGGCCAGTGTAGTGGGTCAGCAGGGCACCAGCCCACGCAAGGGCACTGACGTCGTGCTGTACGGTTTCGGTCGTATCGGTCGCCTGCTGGCGCGGATCCTGATCGAGAAGACCGGTGGTGGCGATGGCCTGCGTCTGCGCGCCATCGTGGTCCGCAAGGGCGCGGAAAACGATCTGGTCAAGCGCGCGAGCCTGCTGCGCCGTGACTCGGTTCACGGTCCGTTCGATGGCACCATCACCATCGACGAAGCCAACAGCACGCTCACCGCCAACGGCAACCTGATTCAGGTGATCTACGCCAAGAACCCGTCCGAGGTGGATTACACCCAGTACGGTATCAAGGACGCCCTGCTGGTGGACAACACCGGTGTATGGCGTGATGCCGAAGGTCTGGGTCAGCATCTGGCCTGCCCGGGCATCGACCGCGTGGTACTGACCGCGCCGGGCAAGGGTAAGCTGAAGAACATCGTGCACGGTATCAACCACGGTGAAATCACTGCGGACGACAAGATCGTCTCGGCGGCCTCCTGCACCACCAACGCCATCGTGCCGGTGCTCAAGGCAGTCAACGACAAGTTCGGCATCACCAACGGTCACGTCGAAACGGTGCACTCGTACACCAACGACCAGAACCTGATCGACAACTTCCACAAGGGCGACCGTCGTGGTCGCAGCGCGGCGTTGAACATGGTCATCACCGAAACCGGTGCGGCCACCGCTGCTGCCAAGGCATTGCCCGAGCTGGCCGGCAAGCTGACCGGCAACGCGATCCGCGTTCCGACGCCGAACGTGTCCATGGCCATTCTCAACCTCAACCTCGAGAAGCAGACCACTCGCGAAGAAATGAACGAGTACCTGCGCTACATGGCGCTGCACTCGGACCTGCACAAGCAGATCGACTTCGTGAACTCGCAGGAAGTGGTCTCCACTGACTTCGTCGGCTCGCGTCACGCCGGTGTCGTGGACGCCGAAGCCACCATCGTCAACGACAATCGCGTTGTGCTGTACGTCTGGTACGACAACGAATTCGGTTACAGCCATCAGGTGGTTCGCGTGATGGAAGACATGGCAGACGTCAATCCGCCAGCCTTCCCGCAGTAA
- a CDS encoding MFS transporter, producing MASTTSKGKAIFRVVSGNFLEMFDFMVYGFYATAIAKTFFPSDSAFASLMLSLATFGAGFLMRPLGAIFLGAYIDRHGRRKGLIITLAMMAMGTLLIACVPGYATLGVIAPLLVLLGRLLQGFSAGVELGGVSVYLAEISTPGRKGFFVSWQSASQQAAVVFAGLLGVGLNHWLSPEQMGEWGWRVPFLIGCLIVPAIFIIRRSLEESPEFEARTHRPTLREVVRSISQNFGLVLGGMALVVMTTVSFYLITAYTPTFGKNELNLTDLESLLVTVCVGVSNFIWLPIMGSFSDRIGRKPLLIAATVLAIATAYPALSWLVAHPSFGNLLMVELWFSFLYGSYNGAMVVALTEIMPVEVRTTGFSLAYSLATATFGGFTPAACTYLIHELGNKAAPGIWLTGAAVLGLVATLVLFRKGGQKLEAPVAASAS from the coding sequence ATGGCCTCCACAACAAGTAAGGGCAAAGCGATCTTTCGCGTTGTCAGCGGTAACTTCCTCGAGATGTTCGATTTCATGGTCTACGGCTTCTATGCCACGGCCATCGCAAAAACCTTCTTCCCTTCCGACAGCGCTTTCGCTTCGTTGATGCTGTCGCTGGCGACCTTCGGCGCGGGCTTCCTGATGCGTCCTCTGGGCGCAATCTTTCTCGGTGCCTACATCGACCGTCACGGGCGTCGCAAAGGGCTGATTATCACCCTCGCGATGATGGCAATGGGCACTCTGTTGATTGCCTGTGTACCCGGCTACGCCACATTGGGTGTCATCGCACCCTTGCTGGTGCTGCTCGGTCGTTTGCTGCAAGGTTTCTCGGCGGGTGTGGAACTGGGTGGCGTTTCGGTGTATCTGGCTGAAATCTCGACACCGGGCCGCAAAGGCTTCTTCGTCAGCTGGCAGTCCGCCAGCCAACAGGCCGCCGTGGTCTTCGCCGGCTTGCTGGGCGTGGGTCTGAACCACTGGCTGAGCCCTGAGCAGATGGGCGAATGGGGCTGGCGCGTGCCGTTCCTGATCGGCTGCCTCATCGTGCCGGCCATCTTCATCATCCGTCGCTCGCTGGAAGAGTCACCAGAGTTCGAAGCTCGCACGCATCGCCCGACGCTGCGTGAAGTGGTGCGCTCCATCAGCCAGAACTTCGGTCTGGTGCTGGGCGGCATGGCGCTGGTAGTGATGACCACCGTGTCGTTCTACCTGATCACCGCCTACACCCCGACCTTCGGCAAGAACGAATTGAACCTGACCGACCTGGAAAGTCTGCTGGTGACGGTCTGCGTGGGCGTGTCCAACTTCATCTGGCTGCCGATCATGGGGTCGTTCTCTGATCGCATCGGCCGCAAGCCGCTGTTGATTGCCGCGACCGTGCTGGCCATCGCCACTGCCTACCCCGCCCTGTCGTGGCTGGTTGCACACCCGAGCTTCGGCAATCTGCTGATGGTCGAGCTGTGGTTCTCGTTCCTGTACGGCTCCTACAACGGCGCGATGGTCGTGGCGCTGACCGAGATCATGCCGGTCGAAGTCCGCACCACGGGTTTCTCGCTGGCCTACAGCCTGGCGACCGCGACCTTCGGCGGCTTCACCCCGGCGGCCTGTACTTACCTGATTCACGAATTGGGCAACAAGGCAGCGCCAGGCATCTGGCTGACCGGCGCAGCAGTGCTGGGCCTGGTGGCCACGCTGGTGCTGTTCCGCAAGGGCGGGCAAAAGCTTGAAGCGCCTGTGGCGGCTTCAGCCAGCTGA
- a CDS encoding MFS transporter yields MSSSALDGSQHPLKSSFFLLFLTIFIPFGLGHFVSYLFRTVNAVIYVDLQTDLSLPASSLGLLTGVYFLTFAAAQIPLGVMLDRYGPRSVQAPMLLFAVAGSVIFSISSTETGLLIGRGLIGLGVAGSLMSAIKACAIWLPVERLPLSTACLLSIGGLGAMASTTPLHALLSWLTWREAFLVLALLTLCVAVVIHLSVPKAYESKKTRYSDMFAAVGKLYSSWTFWRLALYSVFAHAIYMSVLSLWMGPWLRDMAGLSDSGMANVLLFGAIAMVAGSLTFGAITDYLRRFGVQPIMICGTGMLIFVGFQVLMASGLSVSPYLIAMGFSFFGTSTTMNYAIVAQSVSPELAGRVSSSFNLVVFVLAFFLQWLMGVVLNLWPASQGAGHSLEAYQWSLGLMIALQLPGVLLWLSFRPWKRKV; encoded by the coding sequence ATGAGCAGTTCGGCCCTGGACGGTTCGCAGCACCCCCTCAAAAGCAGCTTCTTCCTGCTGTTTCTGACGATCTTCATCCCCTTCGGGCTGGGGCATTTCGTTTCCTACCTGTTTCGTACCGTCAACGCAGTGATTTACGTTGATCTGCAGACCGACCTGAGTTTGCCCGCGAGCAGTCTGGGTTTGCTGACTGGTGTGTACTTTCTGACCTTCGCCGCCGCACAGATTCCGCTCGGCGTCATGCTGGACCGCTATGGGCCGCGCAGCGTTCAGGCGCCGATGCTGCTGTTCGCGGTCGCCGGCTCGGTCATCTTCAGTATTTCCAGCACCGAGACAGGGTTGTTGATCGGGCGAGGGCTGATTGGCCTGGGGGTAGCGGGCTCGCTGATGAGTGCGATCAAAGCGTGTGCCATCTGGTTGCCGGTCGAGCGTTTGCCGCTGAGTACCGCCTGCCTGCTGTCGATTGGTGGGCTGGGTGCGATGGCGTCGACCACGCCTTTGCATGCGCTGCTGAGCTGGTTGACCTGGCGAGAGGCGTTTCTGGTTCTGGCGCTGCTGACCTTGTGTGTGGCGGTGGTCATACACCTCAGCGTTCCCAAAGCCTACGAGAGCAAAAAAACTCGTTACAGCGATATGTTTGCCGCGGTCGGCAAACTGTACTCGTCGTGGACGTTCTGGCGTCTGGCGCTGTACTCGGTGTTCGCGCACGCCATCTACATGTCGGTACTGTCTCTTTGGATGGGGCCGTGGCTACGCGATATGGCGGGCTTGAGCGATTCCGGGATGGCCAATGTGCTGTTGTTCGGAGCTATCGCGATGGTGGCGGGATCCCTGACGTTCGGCGCGATCACCGATTATCTGCGCAGGTTCGGCGTGCAGCCAATCATGATCTGTGGCACCGGCATGCTGATCTTTGTCGGTTTTCAGGTGCTGATGGCGAGCGGCTTGTCAGTATCGCCCTATCTGATTGCCATGGGCTTCAGCTTCTTCGGCACCTCGACGACCATGAACTACGCCATTGTGGCGCAATCGGTGTCACCGGAACTGGCGGGCAGGGTGAGTTCTTCATTCAATCTGGTGGTGTTCGTGCTGGCGTTTTTCCTCCAGTGGTTGATGGGAGTCGTACTTAATCTATGGCCAGCGTCCCAGGGCGCCGGTCACTCGCTCGAGGCCTACCAGTGGTCGTTGGGCCTCATGATTGCGCTGCAATTGCCTGGCGTGTTGCTCTGGCTCAGCTTTCGTCCCTGGAAACGCAAGGTCTGA
- a CDS encoding FAD:protein FMN transferase: MGLRRFGKVAGCLVLLVCSGCGQERKLESFGGPTMGSHYSVVYARASGQPEPAAVRPQVEAILDEVDQQMSLWRTDSDIERFNALPANSCQVMPEPVLKMIGVGEQLAQESDGAFDLTVKPLMDLWGLGPHTLFEQMPLVRQLARTQALVGYRNLRIVGDRLCKSAAVQVDLNSIAAGYAVDRISERLDALGLHDYLVQATGELKVSGLKPDGSPWRVTLDAPLDDGTVTQKVFPLEGYAVSTSGDFRRYTDHEGWRISDTIDALTGKPISHSLASVTVIDPSALMADGLSSLLLILGPQRGWDYAQEHKIPAFFVIRADKRFIIRSNASFDRLVVEQPR, from the coding sequence ATGGGTTTGCGTAGGTTTGGCAAGGTTGCAGGGTGCCTCGTGTTGCTGGTGTGCAGTGGTTGTGGTCAGGAACGCAAGCTGGAAAGCTTTGGTGGGCCGACCATGGGCAGCCATTATTCTGTGGTGTATGCGCGCGCCTCCGGGCAGCCAGAGCCTGCGGCTGTGCGTCCGCAGGTTGAAGCGATTCTGGACGAGGTCGATCAGCAGATGTCGCTTTGGCGCACGGATTCGGATATCGAGCGCTTCAATGCATTGCCCGCCAATAGCTGCCAGGTGATGCCGGAACCGGTCTTGAAAATGATCGGCGTGGGCGAACAGCTGGCGCAGGAGAGCGACGGTGCCTTCGACCTGACGGTCAAGCCGTTGATGGACCTGTGGGGGTTGGGGCCTCATACGCTGTTCGAGCAGATGCCGCTGGTGCGGCAACTGGCCCGGACTCAGGCGCTAGTCGGTTATCGCAACCTGCGCATCGTCGGCGACCGGTTGTGCAAGAGCGCCGCGGTGCAAGTCGACCTCAACAGCATCGCCGCGGGTTATGCGGTAGATCGCATCAGCGAACGGCTGGACGCGCTTGGCTTGCACGATTATCTGGTGCAGGCCACAGGTGAGCTGAAAGTCAGTGGGCTCAAACCCGACGGCTCGCCCTGGCGGGTGACCCTGGACGCGCCGCTTGATGATGGCACTGTCACGCAAAAAGTATTTCCGCTCGAAGGCTACGCCGTGTCTACGTCGGGCGACTTTCGGCGTTACACCGACCATGAAGGATGGCGCATTTCCGATACGATCGATGCCCTGACCGGCAAACCGATCAGCCACAGTCTGGCGTCGGTGACGGTCATTGATCCCTCGGCGTTGATGGCCGACGGTCTGTCCTCCCTGCTGTTGATTCTCGGCCCGCAGCGCGGCTGGGATTATGCGCAAGAACATAAAATCCCTGCTTTTTTTGTGATTCGTGCCGATAAGCGCTTTATCATCCGCAGCAACGCGTCGTTTGATCGTCTGGTTGTGGAGCAGCCGCGATAA